The Scatophagus argus isolate fScaArg1 chromosome 20, fScaArg1.pri, whole genome shotgun sequence genome window below encodes:
- the ppp1r3b gene encoding protein phosphatase 1 regulatory subunit 3B — protein sequence MPIDMALPLYLSKEEFVYRTSPKTHKPALSSCLRFERSLCVDQAEDAKSSRKDSRRAKKQVTFADQRGLPLTKVKIFSEFSDPIDIPLNIQEMLSSALSATAEEDKLVLDFDQPSSDYLRFRQSLDRSLVCLEHCVLKEKALEGTVKVRNVSFEKRVKLRVTFDTWKSHTDVDCVYVKDTYPSSYSDTFSFRVSLPGELRPHEHVEFAVRYEVDGGEYWDSNQGNNYRIVWSSMKSSRHTDSFDFGIHFDRYGSPTCSHGILPDWPSYAGYENTGPYY from the coding sequence ATGCCGATCGACATGGCGTTACCCCTGTACCTGTCCAAAGAGGAGTTTGTCTACAGGACGTctcccaaaacacacaaacctgctcTGAGCTCCTGCCTGAGGTTTGAGCGCTCGCTCTGCGTGGATCAAGCCGAGGATGCCAAGTCCTCCAGGAAGGACTCGAGAAGAGCCAAGAAGCAGGTGACGTTTGCTGACCAGAGAGGTCTTCCTCTAACCAAAGTGAAGATCTTCTCCGAGTTCAGCGATCCCATCGACATCCCTCTGAACATCCAGGAGATGCTCAGCTCGGCTCTCAGTGCGACAGCTGAGGAGGACAAACTGGTGCTGGACTTCGACCAGCCGTCCTCAGACTACCTGCGTTTCCGTCAGAGCCTGGACAGGAGCTTGGTCTGTCTGGAGCACTGCGTGTTGAAGGAAAAGGCTCTAGAAGGAACCGTCAAAGTCAGAAACGTGTCCTTTGAGAAGCGTGTGAAGCTGCGGGTGACCTTTGACACCTGGAAGAGCCACACGGACGTAGACTGCGTGTACGTGAAGGACACGTATCCCAGCTCGTACAGCGACACGTTCTCCTTCCGCGTGTCTCTGCCCGGCGAGCTGAGGCCTCATGAGCATGTCGAGTTCGCCGTCCGCTACGAGGTGGACGGGGGTGAGTACTGGGACAGCAACCAGGGGAACAACTACAGGATTGTCTGGTCATCCATGAAGAGCAGCCGCCACACAGACTCCTTTGACTTTGGGATTCATTTCGACAGGTACGGCAGCCCCACCTGTTCACACGGGATCCTCCCCGACTGGCCGAGTTACGCAGGATACGAGAACACGGGACCGTACTACTGA
- the mfhas1 gene encoding malignant fibrous histiocytoma-amplified sequence 1 homolog isoform X2, translated as MKTLNENTEEEEEGSGCHAMEDKENNLKTARLWRDAALRSRKLRSNLRQLTLCSKDNQIVLPEDIAEIEVLNLGNNSLQELPEGLGSTLNNLRILVLRRNKFTAVPRVVFELGQLVELDMSHNCLRSFSEGVGQLKGLKKLCISHNKIQHLPAQIGALQFLEELDISFNDLHDLPRSFSSLTKLRTLDADHNKLNQFPPEILALSELEELDCSGNKFESLPADIIKLQFVKILWLSSLHMSTLPDTFCHLLNLESLMLDGSNLTALPPAFGNLQRLKMINLSSNEFESFPQVILSITGLEELYLSRNKLTHIPEEIGQLVKLANLWLDNNNITYLPDSIVELEKLEELVLQGNQIAILPDNFGKLSKVNIWKVKDNPLIQPPYEVCMKGIPYIAAYQKELAHSQFAVMPRLKLVLMGMNNSGKTRLRQSVVSTKQDVKEVQGNKGIEVTNWVADADRSLTFLVYDLSGKQNYDLIKPFFLSTGALYTLVVNLKAYSPKNFYAHVGYFLHLLGAKVPHAVVCLVGTHADLCEEVEVEEKSLDIHRQISLQEKEDIQSIRSLILQVDQALDQGYSVRSSSPHVLFYGVSDRNLRRRKSQLQYMLNHRLQILSPVLSVSCTETQRNIQRLREKFMSVADHREIFPNLHRVLPKSWQMLEELHFKPKDLWLSWWDSARLGLQAGLTEDRLQCALSYLHESGKLLYFEDSLTLREYVFHNLPRFIAILNVFFQRDESTLLDRLLSEGERGDKGRVSLVIEDEKGENLRVTHLQHHVEGFLQQGLLPSNVIRLLLRPLIQTQQDLHLIMELLEKMGICYCINKPRSKPLNGATAWYKFPSYVSNEEPRAEALAGGSSLPLGHFFSLEQLHIQYSFPFLFPPGLFARFSVQINSHVVQRSDGRHQIFAYRGKVPVVISHRPSKGKLQAETLSIASHASLPNIWTAWQAITPLVEELNVLLQEWPGLHYSVHILCSKCLKRGSTEPHAFPDVFSCLSFIRLLLYKQFSDQSCDLHNTNQPVFVVFTSTSYNISSKANVKVAGLFMISI; from the exons ATGAAAACTCTCAATGAAAacacggaggaggaggaggaggggtcgGGCTGCCACGCCATGGAGGACAAGGAGAACAATCTGAAAACGGCCAGGTTGTGGAGGGATGCCGCCCTCCGCTCCAGGAAGCTGCGGAGCAACCTGCGCCAGCTCACCCTCTGCTCCAAAGACAACCAGATCGTACTGCCCGAGGATATAGCCGAGATAGAGGTGCTCAATCTGGGCAACAACTCCCTCCAGGAGCTGCCAGAAGGGCTGGGATCCACCCTCAACAACCTGCGCATCCTTGTCCTCCGCAGGAACAAGTTCACCGCTGTTCCCCGTGTGGTGTTTGAGCTGGGGCAGCTGGTGGAGCTCGACATGAGCCACAACTGCCTGCGGAGCTTCTCTGAAGGTGTGGGTCAGCTGAAGGGGCTGAAGAAGCTGTGCATAAGTCACAACAAAATCCAGCATCTTCCAGCTCAGATTGGAGCGCTTCAGTTTTTGGAGGAACTTGACATCAGCTTCAATGACCTGCATGATCTGCCCAGATCTTTCTCCAGCCTGACTAAGCTGCGGACTCTGGATGCGGATCACAACAAGCTGAACCAGTTCCCCCCTGAGATCCTGGCCCTCAGCGAgctggaagaacttgactgttCCGGGAACAAGTTTGAGTCATTGCCAGCAGACATCATAAAACTACAGTTTGTCAAAATCCTGTGGCTCAGTAGTCTTCACATGTCCACTTTACCTGACACCTTCTGTCACCTGCTCAACCTGGAGAGCCTGATGCTGGATGGGAGCAACCTCACAGCCCTACCCCCTGCTTTTGGAAATCTGCAAAGACTCAAAATGATCAATTTGTCCTCTAATGAGTTTGAGAGCTTCCCCCAGGTTATTTTAAGCATCACAGGATTAGAGGAGCTTTACCTGAGCAGGAATAAATTGACTCATATTCCTGAGGAAATAGGACAGCTGGTGAAGCTGGCAAACCTCTGGttggacaacaacaacatcacgTATCTGCCGGATTCTATTGTGGAGCTGGAGAAGTTGGAGGAACTTGTTTTGCAGGGTAACCAAATAGCCATACTGCCAGATAATTTTGGAAAGCTGTCCAAGGTGAACATTTGGAAGGTGAAGGATAACCCCCTCATCCAGCCTCCATATGAGGTGTGTATGAAGGGGATTCCTTACATCGCAGCCTATCAGAAGGAGCTTGCACATTCACAGTTTGCTGTGATGCCGAGGCTGAAGCTGGTCCTGATGGGGATGAACAACTCTGGGAAGACGCGGCTCCGGCAGAGCGTGGTGAGCACAAAACAGGATGTTAAAGAAGTCCAAGGAAACAAAGGAATTGAAGTCACCAACTGGGTGGCAGACGCTGATCGCAGTCTTACATTTCTGGTGTACGATTTGTCAGGGAAGCAAAACTACGACCTCATCAAacccttttttctctccactgGTGCTCTCTACACTCTTGTTGTGAATCTCAAAGCGTATTCACCCAAGAACTTTTATGCCCACGTCGGAtattttctccacctcctcggTGCCAAAGTACCCCACGCCGTTGTGTGCTTGGTGGGCACACATGCAGACTTGTgtgaagaggtggaggtggaggagaagagtcTGGACATTCACAGACAGATAAGCCTGCAGGAGAAGGAAGACATCCAGAGCATAAGGAGTCTGATTCTTCAGGTGGATCAGGCCCTGGACCAGGGTTACAGTGTCCGGTCCTCCAGCCCTCATGTCCTCTTCTACGGGGTCTCTGACAGGAACTTGAGGCGGAGGAAATCCCAGCTGCAGTACATGTTGAACCACCGGCTGCAGATCCTGTCTCCTGTGCTGAGTGTCAGCTGCACAGAGACCCAGAGGAACATCCAGAGGCTCAGGGAGAAGTTCATGTCTGTCGCAGACCACAGGGAGATCTTCCCCAACCTCCACCGTGTGCTGCCAAAGTCCTGGCAGatgctggaggagctgcactTTAAGCCCAAAGACCTGTGGCTCTCGTGGTGGGACTCGGCCCGTCTGGGCCTCCAGGCGGGACTCACGGAGGACCGACTGCAGTGCGCCTTATCTTACCTGCACGAGAGTGGGAAGTTGCTCTACTTTGAAGACAGCCTCACCCTGAGGGAGTATGTTTTCCATAATCTTCCACGATTCATTGCAATTCTTAATGTTTTCTTCCAGAGGGACGAGTCCACACTGTTGGACAGGCTCCTCTCTGAAGGGGAGAGGGGTGACAAGGGGAGGGTGAGTCTGGTTATTGAGGACGAGAAGGGGGAGAACCTCAGGGTGACCCATCTGCAGCACCATGTGGAGGGCTTCCTCCAGCAAGGCCTTTTGCCCTCCAACGTCATCCGTCTGCTCCTCAGACCGCTCATTCAGACCCAGCAGGACCTCCACCTTATCATGGAACTCCTGGAGAAAATGGGGATCTGCTACTGCATCAACAAACCCCGCAGCAAACCCCTGAATGGAGCCACAGCATGGTACAAGTTTCCCAGCTACGTCAGCAACGAGGAGCCGCGGGCGGAGGCCTTGGCCGGTGGAAGCTCTCTGCCTCTGGGTCACTTCTTCTCTCTGGAGCAGCTGCACATCCAGTACAGCTTCcctttcctgtttcctcctgGACTGTTTGCACGCTTCAGTGTGCAGATAAACAGCCACGTGGTTCAGAGGTCGGATGGCAGGCATCAGATCTTCGCCTATCGAGGCAAAGTCCCGGTGGTGATCAGCCACCGGCCCTCCAAAGGTAAACTGCAGGCAGAGACTCTGTCCATCGCCAGCCACGCCTCGCTGCCTAACATCTGGACTGCGTGGCAGGCCATCACGccgctggtggaggagctgaACGTGCTGCTGCAGGAGTGGCCTGGCCTGCACTACTCTGTACATATTCTCTGTTCCAAGTGCCTCAAGAGGGGGTCGACCGAGCCACACGCCTTTCCAG ATGTGTTCAGCTGTCTGTCCTTCATCAGGCTGCTTCTGTACAAGCAGTTCAGTGATCAGTCCTGTGACCTGCACAACACAAATCAGCCCGTCTTCGTCGTGTTCACCTCCACCTCATACAACATTTCTTCTAAAGCAAACGTAAAGGTGGCAGGACTCTTCATGATCAGCATTTGA
- the mfhas1 gene encoding malignant fibrous histiocytoma-amplified sequence 1 homolog isoform X3 — translation MKTLNENTEEEEEGSGCHAMEDKENNLKTARLWRDAALRSRKLRSNLRQLTLCSKDNQIVLPEDIAEIEVLNLGNNSLQELPEGLGSTLNNLRILVLRRNKFTAVPRVVFELGQLVELDMSHNCLRSFSEGVGQLKGLKKLCISHNKIQHLPAQIGALQFLEELDISFNDLHDLPRSFSSLTKLRTLDADHNKLNQFPPEILALSELEELDCSGNKFESLPADIIKLQFVKILWLSSLHMSTLPDTFCHLLNLESLMLDGSNLTALPPAFGNLQRLKMINLSSNEFESFPQVILSITGLEELYLSRNKLTHIPEEIGQLVKLANLWLDNNNITYLPDSIVELEKLEELVLQGNQIAILPDNFGKLSKVNIWKVKDNPLIQPPYEVCMKGIPYIAAYQKELAHSQFAVMPRLKLVLMGMNNSGKTRLRQSVVSTKQDVKEVQGNKGIEVTNWVADADRSLTFLVYDLSGKQNYDLIKPFFLSTGALYTLVVNLKAYSPKNFYAHVGYFLHLLGAKVPHAVVCLVGTHADLCEEVEVEEKSLDIHRQISLQEKEDIQSIRSLILQVDQALDQGYSVRSSSPHVLFYGVSDRNLRRRKSQLQYMLNHRLQILSPVLSVSCTETQRNIQRLREKFMSVADHREIFPNLHRVLPKSWQMLEELHFKPKDLWLSWWDSARLGLQAGLTEDRLQCALSYLHESGKLLYFEDSLTLREYVFHNLPRFIAILNVFFQRDESTLLDRLLSEGERGDKGRVSLVIEDEKGENLRVTHLQHHVEGFLQQGLLPSNVIRLLLRPLIQTQQDLHLIMELLEKMGICYCINKPRSKPLNGATAWYKFPSYVSNEEPRAEALAGGSSLPLGHFFSLEQLHIQYSFPFLFPPGLFARFSVQINSHVVQRSDGRHQIFAYRGKVPVVISHRPSKGKLQAETLSIASHASLPNIWTAWQAITPLVEELNVLLQEWPGLHYSVHILCSKCLKRGSTEPHAFPGELLSQPRPEGLTEIICPKNGSERVNVALVYPPTPTVLSPCLK, via the coding sequence ATGAAAACTCTCAATGAAAacacggaggaggaggaggaggggtcgGGCTGCCACGCCATGGAGGACAAGGAGAACAATCTGAAAACGGCCAGGTTGTGGAGGGATGCCGCCCTCCGCTCCAGGAAGCTGCGGAGCAACCTGCGCCAGCTCACCCTCTGCTCCAAAGACAACCAGATCGTACTGCCCGAGGATATAGCCGAGATAGAGGTGCTCAATCTGGGCAACAACTCCCTCCAGGAGCTGCCAGAAGGGCTGGGATCCACCCTCAACAACCTGCGCATCCTTGTCCTCCGCAGGAACAAGTTCACCGCTGTTCCCCGTGTGGTGTTTGAGCTGGGGCAGCTGGTGGAGCTCGACATGAGCCACAACTGCCTGCGGAGCTTCTCTGAAGGTGTGGGTCAGCTGAAGGGGCTGAAGAAGCTGTGCATAAGTCACAACAAAATCCAGCATCTTCCAGCTCAGATTGGAGCGCTTCAGTTTTTGGAGGAACTTGACATCAGCTTCAATGACCTGCATGATCTGCCCAGATCTTTCTCCAGCCTGACTAAGCTGCGGACTCTGGATGCGGATCACAACAAGCTGAACCAGTTCCCCCCTGAGATCCTGGCCCTCAGCGAgctggaagaacttgactgttCCGGGAACAAGTTTGAGTCATTGCCAGCAGACATCATAAAACTACAGTTTGTCAAAATCCTGTGGCTCAGTAGTCTTCACATGTCCACTTTACCTGACACCTTCTGTCACCTGCTCAACCTGGAGAGCCTGATGCTGGATGGGAGCAACCTCACAGCCCTACCCCCTGCTTTTGGAAATCTGCAAAGACTCAAAATGATCAATTTGTCCTCTAATGAGTTTGAGAGCTTCCCCCAGGTTATTTTAAGCATCACAGGATTAGAGGAGCTTTACCTGAGCAGGAATAAATTGACTCATATTCCTGAGGAAATAGGACAGCTGGTGAAGCTGGCAAACCTCTGGttggacaacaacaacatcacgTATCTGCCGGATTCTATTGTGGAGCTGGAGAAGTTGGAGGAACTTGTTTTGCAGGGTAACCAAATAGCCATACTGCCAGATAATTTTGGAAAGCTGTCCAAGGTGAACATTTGGAAGGTGAAGGATAACCCCCTCATCCAGCCTCCATATGAGGTGTGTATGAAGGGGATTCCTTACATCGCAGCCTATCAGAAGGAGCTTGCACATTCACAGTTTGCTGTGATGCCGAGGCTGAAGCTGGTCCTGATGGGGATGAACAACTCTGGGAAGACGCGGCTCCGGCAGAGCGTGGTGAGCACAAAACAGGATGTTAAAGAAGTCCAAGGAAACAAAGGAATTGAAGTCACCAACTGGGTGGCAGACGCTGATCGCAGTCTTACATTTCTGGTGTACGATTTGTCAGGGAAGCAAAACTACGACCTCATCAAacccttttttctctccactgGTGCTCTCTACACTCTTGTTGTGAATCTCAAAGCGTATTCACCCAAGAACTTTTATGCCCACGTCGGAtattttctccacctcctcggTGCCAAAGTACCCCACGCCGTTGTGTGCTTGGTGGGCACACATGCAGACTTGTgtgaagaggtggaggtggaggagaagagtcTGGACATTCACAGACAGATAAGCCTGCAGGAGAAGGAAGACATCCAGAGCATAAGGAGTCTGATTCTTCAGGTGGATCAGGCCCTGGACCAGGGTTACAGTGTCCGGTCCTCCAGCCCTCATGTCCTCTTCTACGGGGTCTCTGACAGGAACTTGAGGCGGAGGAAATCCCAGCTGCAGTACATGTTGAACCACCGGCTGCAGATCCTGTCTCCTGTGCTGAGTGTCAGCTGCACAGAGACCCAGAGGAACATCCAGAGGCTCAGGGAGAAGTTCATGTCTGTCGCAGACCACAGGGAGATCTTCCCCAACCTCCACCGTGTGCTGCCAAAGTCCTGGCAGatgctggaggagctgcactTTAAGCCCAAAGACCTGTGGCTCTCGTGGTGGGACTCGGCCCGTCTGGGCCTCCAGGCGGGACTCACGGAGGACCGACTGCAGTGCGCCTTATCTTACCTGCACGAGAGTGGGAAGTTGCTCTACTTTGAAGACAGCCTCACCCTGAGGGAGTATGTTTTCCATAATCTTCCACGATTCATTGCAATTCTTAATGTTTTCTTCCAGAGGGACGAGTCCACACTGTTGGACAGGCTCCTCTCTGAAGGGGAGAGGGGTGACAAGGGGAGGGTGAGTCTGGTTATTGAGGACGAGAAGGGGGAGAACCTCAGGGTGACCCATCTGCAGCACCATGTGGAGGGCTTCCTCCAGCAAGGCCTTTTGCCCTCCAACGTCATCCGTCTGCTCCTCAGACCGCTCATTCAGACCCAGCAGGACCTCCACCTTATCATGGAACTCCTGGAGAAAATGGGGATCTGCTACTGCATCAACAAACCCCGCAGCAAACCCCTGAATGGAGCCACAGCATGGTACAAGTTTCCCAGCTACGTCAGCAACGAGGAGCCGCGGGCGGAGGCCTTGGCCGGTGGAAGCTCTCTGCCTCTGGGTCACTTCTTCTCTCTGGAGCAGCTGCACATCCAGTACAGCTTCcctttcctgtttcctcctgGACTGTTTGCACGCTTCAGTGTGCAGATAAACAGCCACGTGGTTCAGAGGTCGGATGGCAGGCATCAGATCTTCGCCTATCGAGGCAAAGTCCCGGTGGTGATCAGCCACCGGCCCTCCAAAGGTAAACTGCAGGCAGAGACTCTGTCCATCGCCAGCCACGCCTCGCTGCCTAACATCTGGACTGCGTGGCAGGCCATCACGccgctggtggaggagctgaACGTGCTGCTGCAGGAGTGGCCTGGCCTGCACTACTCTGTACATATTCTCTGTTCCAAGTGCCTCAAGAGGGGGTCGACCGAGCCACACGCCTTTCCAG
- the mfhas1 gene encoding malignant fibrous histiocytoma-amplified sequence 1 homolog isoform X1 codes for MKTLNENTEEEEEGSGCHAMEDKENNLKTARLWRDAALRSRKLRSNLRQLTLCSKDNQIVLPEDIAEIEVLNLGNNSLQELPEGLGSTLNNLRILVLRRNKFTAVPRVVFELGQLVELDMSHNCLRSFSEGVGQLKGLKKLCISHNKIQHLPAQIGALQFLEELDISFNDLHDLPRSFSSLTKLRTLDADHNKLNQFPPEILALSELEELDCSGNKFESLPADIIKLQFVKILWLSSLHMSTLPDTFCHLLNLESLMLDGSNLTALPPAFGNLQRLKMINLSSNEFESFPQVILSITGLEELYLSRNKLTHIPEEIGQLVKLANLWLDNNNITYLPDSIVELEKLEELVLQGNQIAILPDNFGKLSKVNIWKVKDNPLIQPPYEVCMKGIPYIAAYQKELAHSQFAVMPRLKLVLMGMNNSGKTRLRQSVVSTKQDVKEVQGNKGIEVTNWVADADRSLTFLVYDLSGKQNYDLIKPFFLSTGALYTLVVNLKAYSPKNFYAHVGYFLHLLGAKVPHAVVCLVGTHADLCEEVEVEEKSLDIHRQISLQEKEDIQSIRSLILQVDQALDQGYSVRSSSPHVLFYGVSDRNLRRRKSQLQYMLNHRLQILSPVLSVSCTETQRNIQRLREKFMSVADHREIFPNLHRVLPKSWQMLEELHFKPKDLWLSWWDSARLGLQAGLTEDRLQCALSYLHESGKLLYFEDSLTLREYVFHNLPRFIAILNVFFQRDESTLLDRLLSEGERGDKGRVSLVIEDEKGENLRVTHLQHHVEGFLQQGLLPSNVIRLLLRPLIQTQQDLHLIMELLEKMGICYCINKPRSKPLNGATAWYKFPSYVSNEEPRAEALAGGSSLPLGHFFSLEQLHIQYSFPFLFPPGLFARFSVQINSHVVQRSDGRHQIFAYRGKVPVVISHRPSKGKLQAETLSIASHASLPNIWTAWQAITPLVEELNVLLQEWPGLHYSVHILCSKCLKRGSTEPHAFPDYQLSAGLCSPVWETRLFAVLMGLRRGGRGSVSTRAMPSALVFSRAHSVTCLILSVSTHCSVNPQAELMASRGLCSC; via the exons ATGAAAACTCTCAATGAAAacacggaggaggaggaggaggggtcgGGCTGCCACGCCATGGAGGACAAGGAGAACAATCTGAAAACGGCCAGGTTGTGGAGGGATGCCGCCCTCCGCTCCAGGAAGCTGCGGAGCAACCTGCGCCAGCTCACCCTCTGCTCCAAAGACAACCAGATCGTACTGCCCGAGGATATAGCCGAGATAGAGGTGCTCAATCTGGGCAACAACTCCCTCCAGGAGCTGCCAGAAGGGCTGGGATCCACCCTCAACAACCTGCGCATCCTTGTCCTCCGCAGGAACAAGTTCACCGCTGTTCCCCGTGTGGTGTTTGAGCTGGGGCAGCTGGTGGAGCTCGACATGAGCCACAACTGCCTGCGGAGCTTCTCTGAAGGTGTGGGTCAGCTGAAGGGGCTGAAGAAGCTGTGCATAAGTCACAACAAAATCCAGCATCTTCCAGCTCAGATTGGAGCGCTTCAGTTTTTGGAGGAACTTGACATCAGCTTCAATGACCTGCATGATCTGCCCAGATCTTTCTCCAGCCTGACTAAGCTGCGGACTCTGGATGCGGATCACAACAAGCTGAACCAGTTCCCCCCTGAGATCCTGGCCCTCAGCGAgctggaagaacttgactgttCCGGGAACAAGTTTGAGTCATTGCCAGCAGACATCATAAAACTACAGTTTGTCAAAATCCTGTGGCTCAGTAGTCTTCACATGTCCACTTTACCTGACACCTTCTGTCACCTGCTCAACCTGGAGAGCCTGATGCTGGATGGGAGCAACCTCACAGCCCTACCCCCTGCTTTTGGAAATCTGCAAAGACTCAAAATGATCAATTTGTCCTCTAATGAGTTTGAGAGCTTCCCCCAGGTTATTTTAAGCATCACAGGATTAGAGGAGCTTTACCTGAGCAGGAATAAATTGACTCATATTCCTGAGGAAATAGGACAGCTGGTGAAGCTGGCAAACCTCTGGttggacaacaacaacatcacgTATCTGCCGGATTCTATTGTGGAGCTGGAGAAGTTGGAGGAACTTGTTTTGCAGGGTAACCAAATAGCCATACTGCCAGATAATTTTGGAAAGCTGTCCAAGGTGAACATTTGGAAGGTGAAGGATAACCCCCTCATCCAGCCTCCATATGAGGTGTGTATGAAGGGGATTCCTTACATCGCAGCCTATCAGAAGGAGCTTGCACATTCACAGTTTGCTGTGATGCCGAGGCTGAAGCTGGTCCTGATGGGGATGAACAACTCTGGGAAGACGCGGCTCCGGCAGAGCGTGGTGAGCACAAAACAGGATGTTAAAGAAGTCCAAGGAAACAAAGGAATTGAAGTCACCAACTGGGTGGCAGACGCTGATCGCAGTCTTACATTTCTGGTGTACGATTTGTCAGGGAAGCAAAACTACGACCTCATCAAacccttttttctctccactgGTGCTCTCTACACTCTTGTTGTGAATCTCAAAGCGTATTCACCCAAGAACTTTTATGCCCACGTCGGAtattttctccacctcctcggTGCCAAAGTACCCCACGCCGTTGTGTGCTTGGTGGGCACACATGCAGACTTGTgtgaagaggtggaggtggaggagaagagtcTGGACATTCACAGACAGATAAGCCTGCAGGAGAAGGAAGACATCCAGAGCATAAGGAGTCTGATTCTTCAGGTGGATCAGGCCCTGGACCAGGGTTACAGTGTCCGGTCCTCCAGCCCTCATGTCCTCTTCTACGGGGTCTCTGACAGGAACTTGAGGCGGAGGAAATCCCAGCTGCAGTACATGTTGAACCACCGGCTGCAGATCCTGTCTCCTGTGCTGAGTGTCAGCTGCACAGAGACCCAGAGGAACATCCAGAGGCTCAGGGAGAAGTTCATGTCTGTCGCAGACCACAGGGAGATCTTCCCCAACCTCCACCGTGTGCTGCCAAAGTCCTGGCAGatgctggaggagctgcactTTAAGCCCAAAGACCTGTGGCTCTCGTGGTGGGACTCGGCCCGTCTGGGCCTCCAGGCGGGACTCACGGAGGACCGACTGCAGTGCGCCTTATCTTACCTGCACGAGAGTGGGAAGTTGCTCTACTTTGAAGACAGCCTCACCCTGAGGGAGTATGTTTTCCATAATCTTCCACGATTCATTGCAATTCTTAATGTTTTCTTCCAGAGGGACGAGTCCACACTGTTGGACAGGCTCCTCTCTGAAGGGGAGAGGGGTGACAAGGGGAGGGTGAGTCTGGTTATTGAGGACGAGAAGGGGGAGAACCTCAGGGTGACCCATCTGCAGCACCATGTGGAGGGCTTCCTCCAGCAAGGCCTTTTGCCCTCCAACGTCATCCGTCTGCTCCTCAGACCGCTCATTCAGACCCAGCAGGACCTCCACCTTATCATGGAACTCCTGGAGAAAATGGGGATCTGCTACTGCATCAACAAACCCCGCAGCAAACCCCTGAATGGAGCCACAGCATGGTACAAGTTTCCCAGCTACGTCAGCAACGAGGAGCCGCGGGCGGAGGCCTTGGCCGGTGGAAGCTCTCTGCCTCTGGGTCACTTCTTCTCTCTGGAGCAGCTGCACATCCAGTACAGCTTCcctttcctgtttcctcctgGACTGTTTGCACGCTTCAGTGTGCAGATAAACAGCCACGTGGTTCAGAGGTCGGATGGCAGGCATCAGATCTTCGCCTATCGAGGCAAAGTCCCGGTGGTGATCAGCCACCGGCCCTCCAAAGGTAAACTGCAGGCAGAGACTCTGTCCATCGCCAGCCACGCCTCGCTGCCTAACATCTGGACTGCGTGGCAGGCCATCACGccgctggtggaggagctgaACGTGCTGCTGCAGGAGTGGCCTGGCCTGCACTACTCTGTACATATTCTCTGTTCCAAGTGCCTCAAGAGGGGGTCGACCGAGCCACACGCCTTTCCAG ACTACCAGCTGTCTGCCGGCCTCTGCAGCCCTGTGTGGGAGACTCGGCTCTTCGCGGTTCTGATGGGACTGAGACGCGGTGGACGCGGGTCCGTGTCGACACGCGCGATGCCGAGTGCGTTGGTCTTTTCCAGAGCTCATAGTGTGACTTGTTTGATCCTCAGTGTTTCCACACACTGCAGCGTTAATCCTCAGGCTGAGCTGATGGCGTCTCGTGGCCTCTGCTCCTGCtga